The following proteins are co-located in the uncultured Draconibacterium sp. genome:
- a CDS encoding glycine-rich protein, protein MKRLYLFFLAISFALTGIGQNYDSASDEARTVHEKNSLKSLVIQTHSIDEINLQSAEILDTVAIFNYVGSVQNFIVPAGVHKVKIVAYGAQGGASEVCGSIIEDDGGLGGFAQGFLDVTSGDILQVFVGGKPSNPAIGQSAIPGGFNGGGDAGRYGGAGGGASDVRIDAGTLSDRVIVAAGGGGGNTGCPNHGTGGAGGGLIGSDGIGLSSYPPGGGGTQTDGGAGANAGPAGSFGFGGSTTSYHYAGGGGGWYGGGSAYAAGAGGGSSYIEGVYDSYTISGIQSGDGMVRISWEFVCMEEIVQACDEGECTAVVTYEKPESWEGATVTQIDASGLTSGDVFPIGTTVQSYELVWDGGEILPPPPALVEKSAIADITTDTCTFTVTVMDTIAPEAKCKDIGITLDTEGKARIYPGFIDNGSSDDCGSLSYSLDKTKFYCHDIGENTVVMSVKDASGNVSTCSSTVTIADNWLPEVACNDIEVILGAEGFAVIDSSMIDAGSTAICGIEGIELSQTVFTSADLGENSITMTVSNLSGITATCESKVTVKDEIAPVANCNSITVWLTDSASYELSEADLVAISSGSSDNASVSDSLQVEVSPSVFDCSQVGDSVQVEVTVTDEAGNESTCEAMVYVKDSSELLLSSVDDIEISLPAGVCETTITYPEVFSSKVCASITQIAGLGAEGIFPAGTTVESWEVSYGEEKDTISFAVIVRAENAVPTIDSLADVSVNEDEGPVVIALSGISSGVDCVEQTLSITAENSSSELVTGIEVVYIEGDTTGTVSLTLGANQSGTDSISVVVEDSEGAQTEVSFVVTVNPVNDAPYLVTPLPDAIVNASYSFELGLSAMLGVVFDDVDDDVLEFDVMLEGTDSLPSWAAIEAGVLTATPMIADTGSYSFVVTATDTSGAMASDTFVLEVDGYPTSIGDIAAGSFELNLYPNPTKGLVTLELQERSATDIEIKVMNVSGAEVFRKNFGANDKIQFDLSEQVSGMYMVLIEADGQRVVKKLILDKK, encoded by the coding sequence ATAGTTGCATACGGTGCGCAGGGTGGTGCTTCTGAGGTTTGTGGAAGTATTATTGAAGACGATGGCGGATTAGGTGGATTCGCGCAAGGTTTTCTTGATGTTACTTCAGGTGATATATTGCAGGTATTTGTAGGAGGAAAGCCTAGTAATCCTGCAATAGGTCAAAGTGCCATTCCAGGTGGCTTTAATGGAGGTGGAGATGCAGGTAGGTACGGTGGTGCAGGAGGCGGTGCTTCTGATGTACGCATTGATGCTGGTACACTGAGTGATCGTGTTATCGTTGCAGCTGGAGGTGGCGGCGGAAATACCGGATGCCCCAATCATGGAACTGGTGGAGCTGGTGGTGGTTTGATTGGAAGTGATGGTATCGGCCTTTCTTCATATCCTCCTGGAGGTGGAGGTACGCAAACCGATGGTGGGGCTGGTGCAAATGCTGGTCCTGCAGGAAGTTTCGGATTTGGGGGAAGTACCACATCATATCATTATGCCGGAGGTGGTGGAGGTTGGTATGGTGGCGGATCTGCTTATGCTGCCGGTGCTGGAGGAGGTTCTTCTTACATTGAAGGTGTTTATGACTCATATACAATTTCTGGGATTCAATCAGGTGATGGCATGGTTCGTATCAGTTGGGAATTTGTATGTATGGAAGAAATAGTACAAGCTTGTGACGAAGGAGAATGTACTGCAGTAGTGACCTATGAAAAACCTGAAAGCTGGGAAGGGGCAACCGTTACTCAAATTGATGCCAGTGGATTAACTTCAGGAGATGTATTTCCAATTGGAACAACCGTTCAATCTTATGAATTGGTTTGGGATGGTGGCGAAATTCTACCTCCACCTCCGGCATTGGTAGAAAAAAGTGCAATTGCAGATATTACAACAGATACCTGTACTTTTACTGTAACAGTAATGGATACCATTGCACCTGAAGCAAAATGTAAAGACATTGGAATTACACTGGATACAGAAGGCAAGGCACGTATTTATCCGGGATTTATTGATAATGGTTCTTCAGATGACTGCGGTAGTCTTTCCTATTCATTGGATAAGACCAAGTTTTATTGTCACGATATTGGAGAAAATACAGTTGTTATGAGCGTAAAAGACGCAAGTGGAAACGTATCCACCTGTAGTTCTACCGTAACCATTGCCGATAACTGGCTTCCTGAGGTTGCCTGCAACGACATTGAAGTTATATTGGGGGCGGAAGGTTTCGCCGTAATCGATTCATCCATGATTGATGCCGGTTCAACAGCCATCTGTGGAATTGAGGGTATCGAGTTGTCGCAAACTGTATTTACTTCAGCCGATCTTGGCGAAAACAGCATAACCATGACCGTAAGCAACCTGAGTGGTATCACAGCCACCTGCGAATCGAAAGTAACGGTTAAGGATGAAATTGCTCCTGTAGCCAACTGTAATTCAATTACCGTGTGGTTGACCGACAGTGCCAGCTACGAACTAAGCGAAGCCGATCTTGTGGCCATCAGCAGTGGCAGCAGCGACAATGCATCAGTCAGCGATAGCCTGCAGGTTGAAGTCAGCCCGTCGGTATTTGACTGCAGCCAGGTGGGTGACTCAGTACAAGTAGAAGTAACTGTTACCGACGAAGCAGGCAACGAAAGTACCTGCGAAGCCATGGTTTATGTAAAAGATTCATCTGAGCTATTGTTAAGTTCGGTGGATGATATCGAAATAAGCCTGCCTGCCGGAGTATGTGAAACTACAATTACATATCCTGAAGTATTCAGTTCAAAAGTCTGTGCAAGCATTACACAAATCGCCGGTCTTGGTGCAGAAGGAATATTCCCTGCAGGAACAACGGTAGAAAGTTGGGAAGTAAGTTATGGCGAAGAAAAAGATACCATAAGTTTTGCTGTTATTGTGAGAGCAGAAAATGCAGTACCAACAATTGATTCGCTAGCCGATGTAAGTGTAAACGAAGACGAAGGTCCTGTAGTGATTGCTTTAAGTGGTATTTCATCCGGAGTTGACTGTGTAGAACAAACACTGAGTATTACGGCAGAAAACAGCAGCAGCGAACTGGTAACCGGAATTGAAGTGGTTTACATCGAGGGAGATACAACAGGCACCGTAAGCCTGACACTTGGAGCCAACCAAAGCGGAACAGACAGTATAAGTGTAGTGGTTGAGGACAGTGAAGGCGCACAAACCGAAGTATCGTTTGTAGTAACAGTAAATCCTGTAAACGATGCTCCTTATCTGGTGACTCCATTACCTGATGCAATTGTAAACGCTTCGTATTCGTTTGAGCTTGGCTTAAGCGCAATGCTGGGAGTTGTGTTTGATGATGTTGACGACGATGTACTTGAGTTTGATGTGATGCTGGAAGGCACAGACAGTTTACCTTCGTGGGCAGCCATTGAAGCAGGAGTATTAACTGCCACACCAATGATTGCTGATACCGGAAGTTACAGTTTTGTGGTAACAGCCACCGATACATCGGGAGCCATGGCCAGCGATACATTTGTATTGGAAGTGGATGGTTATCCTACATCAATCGGCGACATTGCAGCAGGAAGTTTTGAGTTGAACCTGTATCCAAATCCAACAAAAGGATTGGTAACTTTGGAATTACAGGAAAGATCAGCAACAGATATTGAGATTAAGGTAATGAATGTATCGGGAGCAGAAGTGTTCAGAAAGAACTTCGGTGCCAATGATAAAATTCAATTTGATCTTTCAGAGCAGGTAAGTGGAATGTACATGGTACTGATAGAAGCGGACGGACAACGTGTAGTTAAAAAACTGATACTCGACAAGAAGTAA